One segment of Micromonospora parathelypteridis DNA contains the following:
- a CDS encoding questin oxidase family protein, translating to MSDEILDEAYERLHRTGPEYQGWLSNHGPMAVEALARHGHQRQVHRWLDSYLGRLDELPRGLHPIDDWRAALGDAKRAGDWLAYFDRQLRERPWRDVLGTWWPRLLPGIAAGATHGVIRVGHAVRALDSDDANRQRRTELGQALGYWAARWQPIPGADRLLDRTSAGESGGPSTGELDVDAALAGLPRIDDQTGGVRDRLDRLPGVPRWEPALAAMRPARTPAEAERGLATLVHRAGLDYLRFGHVAPVMLVHAVTAPTAVLRTLPALDQALWAPSLAAAWAATAAMTAVYAPADGLAPPIVAAATPAEVFARAARHGDEHVVKLADAVLDAHAATGDDRLLTAAGYAGQLI from the coding sequence ATGAGTGACGAAATCCTCGACGAGGCGTACGAGCGGCTGCACCGCACCGGCCCCGAGTACCAGGGCTGGCTCTCCAACCACGGGCCGATGGCCGTCGAGGCGCTGGCCCGACACGGGCACCAGCGGCAGGTGCACCGCTGGCTCGACAGCTACCTCGGCCGACTCGACGAGTTACCCAGAGGGTTGCACCCGATCGACGACTGGCGGGCGGCGCTGGGCGATGCGAAGCGGGCCGGTGACTGGCTGGCGTACTTCGACCGGCAACTGCGCGAACGACCGTGGCGCGACGTGCTCGGCACCTGGTGGCCCCGACTGCTGCCGGGCATCGCCGCCGGCGCCACCCACGGGGTGATCCGAGTCGGGCACGCCGTACGTGCGCTCGACTCGGACGACGCGAACCGGCAGCGGCGCACCGAGTTGGGCCAGGCCCTCGGCTACTGGGCGGCCCGCTGGCAGCCGATCCCCGGCGCCGACCGGCTGCTCGACCGCACCTCGGCAGGCGAGTCGGGCGGGCCGAGCACCGGCGAGCTGGACGTGGACGCCGCGCTGGCCGGGCTGCCCCGGATCGACGATCAGACCGGGGGCGTCCGCGATCGACTGGACCGACTTCCAGGCGTACCCCGATGGGAGCCCGCGCTCGCGGCGATGCGGCCCGCGCGGACGCCGGCCGAGGCGGAGCGAGGGCTCGCCACTCTGGTGCACCGGGCCGGCCTCGACTACCTCCGCTTCGGGCACGTCGCGCCGGTCATGCTGGTGCACGCGGTCACCGCGCCGACCGCGGTGCTGCGTACCCTGCCGGCACTTGACCAGGCGCTGTGGGCGCCGAGCCTCGCCGCGGCCTGGGCCGCGACGGCGGCGATGACCGCGGTGTACGCCCCGGCCGACGGCCTCGCGCCACCGATCGTGGCCGCCGCGACCCCGGCGGAGGTCTTCGCCCGCGCGGCCCGGCACGGCGACGAGCACGTGGTCAAGCTGGCCGACGCGGTGCTCGACGCGCACGCGGCCACCGGCGACGACCGGCTGCTCACCGCCGCCGGCTACGCCGGGCAGTTGATCTGA
- a CDS encoding ASCH domain-containing protein yields the protein MWPRIGELRALALGTPGELRETLNTLVLAGVKTATAGRLAEYAEEGEELEHVGERLALVDDDNALAGVVEITGVEIVRFADVPWDFARAEGEGDRSIEEWRAGHSAYWARLGTPVDGDTPIVCLRLRLVSGGEGGVASGDLGT from the coding sequence ATGTGGCCTCGGATCGGTGAACTACGCGCCCTCGCCCTCGGCACCCCCGGCGAGCTACGGGAAACCCTCAACACGCTGGTGCTCGCCGGCGTGAAGACCGCGACGGCCGGGCGACTCGCCGAGTACGCGGAAGAGGGCGAGGAGTTGGAGCACGTCGGCGAACGGCTGGCCCTCGTTGACGACGACAACGCCCTGGCCGGCGTGGTGGAGATCACCGGAGTCGAGATCGTCCGCTTCGCCGACGTGCCGTGGGACTTCGCCCGCGCCGAGGGGGAGGGTGACCGCTCGATCGAGGAGTGGCGGGCCGGGCACTCGGCCTACTGGGCGCGGCTCGGCACCCCGGTCGACGGCGACACCCCGATCGTCTGCCTCCGCCTACGGCTGGTCTCCGGTGGCGAGGGCGGCGTGGCCAGCGGTGACCTCGGCACCTGA
- a CDS encoding dihydrofolate reductase family protein — protein MTKVTAQVSVSVDGFYAGPQFDGDGDWIDSAESAAFFRVTRWVTEATAWRERQGFTGGEQDTNSDVIAETFAAAGAYVMGRRMADGGEVPWGDDPPFRAPVFVVTHRPRQRLLREGGTSFTYVTDGVASAVEQARAVAGGKNVAVAGGGSLVRQVLKAGLLDELELHVVPVVLGTGLRLFDADLDLGDKEAVELTPTRVIHTPQVTHIRYAVGGRAPLVLDDRGRGGGPTVTAN, from the coding sequence ATGACGAAGGTGACCGCGCAGGTGTCGGTGTCGGTGGACGGGTTCTACGCCGGCCCACAGTTCGACGGCGACGGCGACTGGATCGACTCGGCGGAGAGCGCGGCTTTCTTCCGGGTCACCCGCTGGGTGACCGAGGCGACGGCCTGGCGGGAGCGACAGGGCTTCACCGGCGGGGAGCAGGACACCAACTCCGACGTGATCGCCGAGACGTTCGCCGCGGCTGGCGCGTACGTGATGGGGCGCCGGATGGCCGACGGGGGTGAGGTGCCCTGGGGTGACGATCCGCCGTTCCGCGCGCCGGTCTTCGTCGTCACACACCGCCCCCGCCAGCGCCTGCTGCGGGAAGGAGGCACCAGCTTCACCTATGTCACCGATGGCGTGGCCAGCGCCGTCGAGCAGGCGCGTGCCGTGGCCGGCGGCAAGAACGTCGCCGTGGCCGGGGGCGGCAGCCTGGTGCGGCAGGTGCTCAAGGCCGGTCTGCTCGACGAGTTGGAGCTGCATGTCGTACCGGTCGTGCTCGGCACCGGGCTCCGGCTGTTCGACGCGGACCTCGACCTCGGCGACAAGGAGGCGGTCGAGCTGACGCCGACCCGCGTCATCCACACACCGCAGGTCACCCACATCCGGTACGCGGTGGGCGGACGCGCACCGCTCGTGCTCGACGACCGGGGCCGCGGCGGCGGCCCGACGGTGACCGCGAACTGA
- a CDS encoding phosphoribosyltransferase family protein, whose amino-acid sequence MPAELTERLAALFQWIDPGPGTSHLVSDISGWWRDPTVLAELGPALVAPYRAARPTVVLAPAVTGLLLGPLAATALGVGFVAAHKPGDGRLPAGALTWAQSPPDYRGRRVDLAVRDRHLGPGDRVLVVDDWVRTGAQLHALYEICAALGAEVLGTAVVAVDCPPEVAADLRITGLINAADLPA is encoded by the coding sequence ATGCCCGCTGAGCTGACCGAACGCCTGGCCGCCCTGTTCCAGTGGATCGACCCCGGCCCGGGCACCAGTCACCTGGTCAGCGACATCTCCGGTTGGTGGCGTGACCCGACCGTGCTGGCCGAACTGGGGCCGGCCCTGGTGGCGCCGTACCGGGCCGCCCGGCCGACGGTGGTGCTCGCCCCGGCGGTCACCGGGCTGCTGCTCGGGCCGTTGGCCGCCACCGCCCTCGGGGTCGGCTTCGTGGCCGCCCACAAACCCGGCGACGGGCGGCTGCCAGCCGGCGCGCTCACCTGGGCGCAGAGCCCACCGGACTACCGGGGCCGGCGGGTCGACCTGGCCGTCCGGGACCGGCACCTCGGCCCCGGCGACCGGGTCCTGGTCGTGGACGACTGGGTACGCACCGGCGCACAACTCCACGCTCTCTACGAGATCTGCGCCGCACTCGGTGCCGAGGTGCTGGGCACCGCCGTCGTGGCCGTCGACTGCCCGCCCGAGGTCGCGGCCGACCTACGGATCACCGGCCTGATCAACGCGGCGGATCTACCAGCTTGA
- a CDS encoding LLM class flavin-dependent oxidoreductase codes for MRIGIVILPDQRWSESQRRWRQVDEWGFDHAWTYDHLGWRDLVDGPWFDSMTTLTAAATVTSRIRLGTLVASPNFRHPAAFARQITTVDDVSDGRLLLGLGAGGIGFDSAVLGGETLPPRQRVDRFAEFTELLDLILREDGTTWRGDWFTAVDARNNPGSVQQPRVPFVVAANGPRSMRLVARFGQGWVTTGTGDDNDLASWWDSVSALSARMDRTLDEAGRDPASLDRYLSLDAAPVFSLSSAQFFADQVGRAADLGFTDVVTHWPRASSWYAGDEAVLVDVATRLLPELRG; via the coding sequence ATGCGGATTGGCATCGTGATCCTGCCGGACCAGCGTTGGTCGGAGTCGCAGCGTCGCTGGCGGCAGGTCGACGAGTGGGGCTTCGACCATGCCTGGACCTACGACCACCTCGGTTGGCGGGACCTGGTCGACGGCCCGTGGTTCGACTCGATGACCACGCTGACCGCCGCCGCCACGGTGACGTCCCGGATCCGGTTGGGCACGCTCGTCGCGTCGCCGAACTTCCGACACCCGGCCGCGTTCGCCCGGCAGATCACCACGGTGGACGACGTCTCGGACGGTCGCCTGCTGCTCGGCCTAGGCGCGGGCGGCATCGGCTTCGACTCGGCCGTGCTGGGCGGTGAGACGCTGCCGCCGCGTCAGCGGGTCGACCGGTTCGCCGAGTTCACCGAGTTGCTGGATCTGATTCTGCGGGAGGACGGCACCACCTGGCGCGGTGACTGGTTCACCGCGGTGGACGCCCGCAACAACCCCGGCAGCGTTCAGCAGCCCCGGGTGCCGTTCGTGGTGGCCGCCAACGGGCCACGGTCGATGCGGCTGGTGGCTCGCTTCGGTCAGGGCTGGGTGACCACCGGCACCGGTGACGACAACGACCTGGCGAGCTGGTGGGACAGCGTGTCGGCGCTGTCCGCGCGAATGGACCGGACACTGGACGAGGCCGGGCGCGACCCGGCGAGTCTGGACCGTTATCTCTCGCTGGATGCGGCGCCGGTGTTCTCGCTCAGCAGCGCACAGTTCTTCGCCGACCAGGTCGGCCGGGCCGCCGACCTCGGCTTCACCGACGTGGTGACGCACTGGCCGCGCGCCAGCAGTTGGTACGCCGGCGACGAAGCCGTCCTGGTGGACGTGGCGACCCGGTTGCTGCCGGAGCTACGCGGCTGA